One Lacunisphaera limnophila DNA window includes the following coding sequences:
- a CDS encoding TonB-dependent receptor, translating into MHTTDHTRYSARQFLQRGLFAGLLLAQPAASLLAQTTTPTTEKKEDAPLILDTFTVTAGFAGSLAAAAEKKQNSNMIIEVITAEDLGKLPDVSIADTLTRLPGLAAQRTNGRAQQISLRGMGPDFSIATLNGREQVSTNLNRGVEFDQYPADLLNEVEVIKSSRADLSAQGLSGTINMKTVRPLSKGRRQGAVYANYEFNELGQLTPGVDETGYRSGLHYIDQFMDGKLGIALGYSVVNSPWAGQQFQAWGYPTDGSNAYVLGGTKSYVRNSIIDRTALMFVVQYKPDDNFEVNFDLYRSDFQEKQLLRGMEIPLWWSGAAAQPGYSVTNGYVPSMTFNNVQPVVRNDAFVRDATPLALGANIKIAQRSTWPIEVDVSYSKIERTDRNIETWSGVGFRGTPFTTADAVRVDLRPGTIPQLTTTKNYADGSVLRLSDPQGWGPTSLPGGGMHGYQKYFTAYDELGSVRASTMHELNKWGFKSFDAGIVYTDRYKRDGEKPSGFISPANGSNTLPLPPKIGTTDMSFMGLGQIYAYDPLAAFANGIWAYTPNNDSGIVANRYQIREKVTQYFGKLNIDSKMGNVPVGGDLGIRLIHTDQSSKGYSANGANLTRVSDGDKYWTVAPNLNLSFLAAERTYVRFGLSRQIARPRMFDLRASRTWGYNPANAAAPTLQNSPWSGGGGNSKLRPWESDSLDLSIERYFKDNRGYFAVAGFVKKLQNYIYEQRSVADFTGYPVLSGPEPVLRQGIVSQPVNGQGGSIKGLEVTLNLSSEMFSDIKGFGVTMNGAYTDSSIAPWGPGNGTAPIQGLSRKVANMTVYYETGGFSARVSDRYRSENRQYITTFGVPNPGGDVNPNGGFSVAQPENIIDAQVSYSFNKGALKGLTVLATAYNLNNEPLITYDNDDPRRVINYQYYGASYSLGASYKF; encoded by the coding sequence ATGCACACGACTGATCATACCCGCTATTCCGCGCGCCAGTTCCTCCAAAGGGGACTGTTTGCCGGCCTGCTGCTGGCGCAACCCGCCGCCAGCCTCCTGGCCCAGACCACCACCCCGACCACCGAGAAGAAAGAGGATGCCCCCTTGATCCTCGATACCTTCACCGTCACCGCTGGCTTCGCGGGCAGCCTCGCCGCCGCCGCTGAGAAGAAGCAAAACTCCAACATGATCATCGAGGTGATCACGGCGGAAGACCTCGGCAAGCTGCCGGATGTCTCCATCGCCGACACGCTCACGCGCCTGCCCGGCCTCGCGGCCCAGCGCACCAATGGCCGCGCGCAGCAGATCAGCCTGCGCGGCATGGGGCCCGACTTCTCCATCGCGACCCTCAACGGTCGTGAACAGGTCTCGACCAATCTGAATCGCGGCGTCGAATTCGACCAATACCCGGCCGACCTGCTCAACGAGGTTGAGGTCATCAAGAGCTCCCGCGCCGATCTCTCCGCGCAGGGCCTCTCCGGCACCATCAACATGAAGACCGTGCGCCCCCTCTCGAAGGGCCGGCGGCAGGGTGCCGTTTACGCCAACTACGAGTTCAACGAGCTCGGCCAGCTCACCCCCGGGGTGGATGAGACCGGTTACCGCTCGGGCCTCCACTACATCGATCAGTTCATGGACGGCAAACTGGGCATCGCCCTCGGCTACTCCGTCGTGAATTCCCCCTGGGCCGGCCAGCAGTTCCAGGCTTGGGGCTATCCGACCGACGGTTCGAACGCCTATGTCCTCGGCGGCACCAAGTCGTATGTCCGCAATTCCATCATCGATCGCACCGCGCTCATGTTCGTCGTCCAATACAAGCCGGACGACAACTTCGAGGTGAACTTCGACCTCTACCGCTCCGATTTCCAGGAGAAGCAGTTGCTCCGCGGCATGGAGATTCCCCTCTGGTGGAGCGGCGCCGCGGCCCAGCCCGGCTACAGCGTCACCAACGGCTACGTGCCCAGCATGACGTTCAACAACGTGCAGCCCGTGGTCCGCAACGACGCGTTTGTCCGCGATGCCACCCCGCTCGCCCTCGGCGCCAATATCAAGATCGCCCAGCGCTCCACCTGGCCGATCGAGGTCGATGTCAGCTACTCGAAGATCGAACGCACCGACCGGAACATCGAAACCTGGTCCGGCGTCGGCTTCCGCGGCACCCCGTTCACCACGGCGGACGCGGTCCGGGTTGACCTCCGTCCGGGCACCATTCCCCAGCTGACCACGACCAAGAACTACGCCGACGGCTCGGTTCTCCGCCTGTCCGACCCGCAGGGCTGGGGCCCGACCTCGCTCCCCGGCGGCGGCATGCATGGTTACCAAAAATACTTCACCGCTTACGATGAACTCGGCTCCGTGCGCGCGTCGACGATGCACGAATTGAACAAGTGGGGCTTCAAGTCCTTTGACGCCGGCATCGTTTACACCGACCGCTACAAGCGTGACGGCGAAAAGCCCTCCGGCTTCATCTCGCCCGCCAACGGCTCCAACACGCTCCCGCTGCCGCCGAAAATCGGCACCACCGACATGAGCTTCATGGGCCTCGGCCAGATCTATGCCTACGATCCGCTCGCCGCTTTTGCCAACGGCATCTGGGCCTACACGCCCAACAACGACAGCGGCATCGTGGCCAACCGTTACCAGATCCGCGAGAAGGTCACCCAATACTTCGGCAAGCTCAACATCGACTCCAAGATGGGTAACGTCCCCGTGGGCGGCGACCTCGGCATCCGGCTCATTCACACCGACCAGTCCTCCAAGGGCTATTCGGCGAACGGTGCCAACCTCACCCGGGTCAGCGACGGCGACAAATATTGGACCGTGGCCCCCAACCTGAACCTGAGCTTCCTGGCGGCCGAGCGCACCTACGTTCGCTTCGGTCTCTCGCGGCAGATTGCCCGCCCGCGCATGTTTGACCTCCGGGCCTCCCGCACCTGGGGCTACAACCCCGCCAACGCGGCGGCGCCGACCCTCCAGAACAGCCCGTGGTCCGGCGGCGGCGGCAACTCCAAGCTCCGGCCCTGGGAGTCCGACTCCCTCGACCTGTCGATCGAAAGATACTTCAAGGACAACCGCGGCTACTTCGCGGTCGCGGGCTTCGTCAAAAAGCTCCAGAACTACATCTACGAGCAGCGCTCGGTGGCCGACTTCACCGGCTATCCGGTGCTCAGCGGCCCGGAGCCGGTTCTCCGTCAGGGCATCGTTTCGCAGCCCGTCAACGGCCAGGGTGGCAGCATCAAGGGCTTGGAAGTCACGCTGAACCTCTCCTCGGAAATGTTCAGCGACATCAAGGGCTTTGGTGTGACCATGAACGGCGCCTACACCGACAGCTCCATCGCCCCGTGGGGCCCGGGCAACGGCACGGCTCCGATCCAGGGCCTGTCCCGCAAGGTCGCCAACATGACGGTGTATTATGAGACGGGCGGCTTCTCCGCGCGCGTGAGCGACCGCTATCGTTCCGAGAACCGCCAGTACATCACCACGTTCGGTGTCCCGAACCCGGGTGGTGACGTGAACCCCAACGGCGGCTTCTCCGTGGCGCAGCCGGAAAACATCATCGACGCCCAGGTCAGCTATTCCTTCAACAAGGGCGCGCTCAAGGGTCTCACGGTTCTCGCCACGGCCTACAACCTGAACAACGAACCGCTGATCACCTACGACAACGACGATCCGCGTCGCGTGATCAATTATCAGTATTACGGCGCCTCCTACTCCCTCGGCGCCTCGTACAAGTTCTGA
- a CDS encoding alpha-amylase family glycosyl hydrolase: MHTPPKISRLVFLFLLTTGLSGLGLSAGPITVPRFTHPSAGQTYYFVLTDRFANGRTDNDTGVFPGGTEEHGFDPTRIGYFHGGDFAGMMTKLDYLKGLGVTAVWVTPPFQNKPVQAGSAGYHGYWVTDFLKIDPHLGTNEDFQAFVRACHDRGLKVCMDIIVNHTADVIHFPDYRVEYRDSKAYPLRDAAGVVLKERGLAYNGLGDTARPALSADTSFAYQPIVPEAEKTVKNPAWLNDVTLYHNRGNSAFRDESSIHGDFSGLDDIFTEHPRVVQGMIELFSSWVRDYGVDAFRIDTARHVNAEFWQAFGPAIRAAAREAGRPGFIQFGEVANDLMDVPLLSEFSTHMPLDTTLDFGFFVATRNFVSRGGTAAAYTDLFQRDDLYTDHDSNIHSTTTFIGNHDAGRFAYFLQQDNPGATPARITDLVKLGHGLLYLARGQPVLYYGDEQGMVGRGGWDMQARESMFASRAPDFRDAPLLATARTGADDKFDPTHPFYRFFARLAALRNEHAALRTGAMVLRATDQDEIFAFSRFDRTEHVEYLAVFNNSRTKSVTVAMPTSQAAGATLAGLFASDDAGRSAALTADAAGRVRVSLPPLQFAVWRAAAPLGPVAAPAIALVNPTGGGALKLGQREVDGLVFPLRVEVRAEIAGGDGLGEVTFTLERASRPGQIEYLGTDDAAPYRIFWRPAPDLAPGEKLTFTATHDTLRGQVTSATVADVSFVGTEAPSGITGAKVPFITRQPVASGGVTTMLSVTAEGTGPLEYQWLRDGVEVAGATAATLTLAPAPATAGRYRALVRNPAGTTLSAEVVVPATP; encoded by the coding sequence ATGCATACTCCTCCGAAAATTAGCCGGTTGGTTTTCCTCTTCCTTTTGACGACGGGCCTCTCCGGGCTGGGGTTGTCCGCCGGCCCGATCACAGTGCCGCGTTTCACCCATCCCAGTGCTGGCCAGACCTATTACTTCGTGCTGACCGACCGTTTCGCCAACGGCCGGACCGACAATGACACCGGTGTTTTTCCGGGCGGGACCGAGGAACACGGCTTCGATCCGACCCGCATCGGCTATTTCCATGGCGGCGATTTTGCCGGGATGATGACCAAGCTGGACTACCTGAAGGGCCTCGGGGTCACGGCGGTATGGGTCACGCCGCCGTTCCAGAACAAGCCTGTGCAGGCGGGTTCCGCCGGCTACCATGGCTACTGGGTCACGGACTTCCTGAAGATCGACCCACACCTGGGGACCAACGAGGACTTCCAGGCCTTCGTGCGCGCCTGCCATGACCGCGGCTTGAAGGTGTGCATGGACATCATCGTGAATCACACGGCAGACGTGATCCATTTCCCGGACTACCGGGTGGAGTATCGCGACAGCAAGGCGTACCCGTTGCGCGATGCTGCCGGCGTCGTTCTGAAAGAGCGCGGGCTGGCCTACAACGGTCTGGGCGACACCGCCCGACCCGCGCTGTCGGCTGACACAAGTTTCGCCTACCAGCCGATCGTGCCGGAGGCGGAGAAGACGGTGAAAAACCCGGCGTGGCTCAACGACGTCACCCTGTACCACAACCGCGGCAACTCCGCCTTCCGCGATGAAAGTTCGATCCACGGGGATTTCAGCGGGCTGGATGACATCTTCACCGAGCACCCGCGCGTGGTGCAGGGCATGATCGAGCTCTTCAGCTCCTGGGTGCGCGACTATGGGGTGGATGCCTTCCGCATCGACACCGCCCGCCACGTGAACGCCGAGTTCTGGCAGGCCTTCGGGCCCGCGATCCGCGCCGCCGCCCGCGAGGCGGGCCGGCCGGGCTTCATCCAGTTTGGCGAAGTGGCCAACGACCTGATGGACGTGCCGCTGCTGAGCGAGTTCTCCACCCACATGCCGCTCGATACCACGCTCGACTTCGGGTTCTTCGTGGCGACGCGGAACTTCGTGTCGCGCGGCGGCACCGCGGCGGCGTACACGGACCTGTTCCAACGCGACGACCTCTACACCGACCACGACAGCAACATCCACTCGACGACGACCTTTATCGGCAACCACGACGCCGGGCGTTTCGCGTACTTCCTGCAGCAGGACAATCCGGGCGCGACGCCGGCGCGGATCACCGACCTGGTGAAACTCGGCCATGGCCTGCTCTATCTCGCCCGCGGCCAGCCGGTGCTCTACTATGGCGACGAGCAGGGCATGGTGGGGCGCGGCGGCTGGGATATGCAGGCCCGCGAAAGCATGTTCGCCTCGCGCGCGCCCGACTTCCGTGACGCCCCGCTGCTCGCCACCGCCCGCACCGGCGCGGACGACAAATTCGATCCCACGCATCCGTTCTACCGCTTCTTCGCCCGCCTGGCCGCCCTGCGGAATGAGCATGCCGCGTTGCGCACGGGTGCGATGGTGCTGCGGGCCACGGACCAGGACGAGATCTTCGCCTTCTCGCGCTTCGACCGGACGGAACACGTCGAGTACCTCGCCGTGTTCAACAACTCGCGGACGAAGTCCGTTACGGTGGCGATGCCGACCAGCCAGGCCGCGGGGGCGACGCTCGCGGGGCTGTTTGCCTCCGACGACGCCGGCCGGAGCGCCGCGCTTACCGCTGATGCGGCGGGCCGCGTGCGCGTGAGCCTGCCCCCGCTCCAGTTCGCCGTCTGGCGGGCCGCGGCGCCGCTCGGTCCGGTGGCCGCGCCGGCGATCGCGCTCGTCAATCCCACTGGCGGCGGCGCGCTCAAGCTTGGCCAGCGTGAGGTCGACGGCCTGGTGTTTCCCCTCCGCGTTGAAGTCCGCGCCGAAATTGCCGGCGGCGACGGGCTGGGCGAAGTCACCTTCACGCTCGAGCGCGCGTCGCGTCCGGGCCAGATCGAGTACCTGGGCACGGATGATGCAGCCCCGTACCGGATCTTCTGGCGCCCGGCCCCCGACCTCGCCCCCGGGGAGAAACTCACCTTCACCGCGACCCACGACACCCTGCGCGGGCAGGTGACGAGTGCGACGGTCGCGGACGTCAGCTTTGTTGGCACCGAGGCGCCGTCGGGCATCACCGGGGCGAAAGTACCATTCATCACCCGGCAGCCCGTGGCCTCCGGCGGAGTGACCACGATGTTAAGCGTGACGGCGGAAGGCACTGGCCCGCTGGAATACCAGTGGCTCCGCGACGGGGTAGAGGTGGCCGGCGCGACGGCGGCCACGCTCACCCTCGCGCCGGCGCCCGCCACCGCCGGTCGCTATCGCGCCTTGGTGCGCAATCCGGCGGGCACCACCCTGAGCGCCGAGGTGGTGGTGCCGGCCACACCCTGA
- a CDS encoding alpha/beta fold hydrolase, whose translation MNNNTLITADGTQIYYKDWGSGQPIVFSHGWPLNSDSWESQMLYLASRGYRVIAHDRRGHGRSSQPWQGNDMDTYADDLAALIEKLDLKDAILVGFSTGGGEVARYIGRHGTKRVAKAVLVAAVPPLMLKTPANPDGVPLEVFDGLRAASLADRSQLYQDIASGPFFGFNRAGAKRSQGMIDAFWLQGMQAGHKATYDCIKQFSETDFTEDLKKFDVPTLVVHGADDQIVPLAASGQAAAKLVRGAKLLVYEGAPHGLADTHKDRLNADLLAFIEGRN comes from the coding sequence ATGAACAACAACACCCTCATTACCGCAGATGGCACCCAGATCTACTACAAGGACTGGGGCTCCGGTCAGCCGATTGTCTTCAGCCACGGCTGGCCCCTCAACTCCGACAGCTGGGAGTCCCAGATGCTCTACCTCGCGTCGCGCGGCTACCGCGTGATCGCCCACGACCGGCGCGGCCACGGCCGCTCCAGCCAGCCCTGGCAGGGCAATGACATGGACACCTATGCCGACGACCTGGCCGCGCTGATCGAGAAGCTCGATCTGAAGGACGCCATCCTCGTCGGTTTCTCCACCGGCGGCGGCGAGGTCGCCCGCTACATCGGCCGCCACGGCACGAAGCGTGTAGCCAAGGCCGTGCTGGTCGCGGCGGTGCCCCCGCTGATGCTGAAGACCCCCGCCAATCCGGACGGCGTGCCGCTGGAGGTGTTTGACGGCCTGCGGGCGGCCTCGCTCGCCGATCGTTCCCAGCTTTACCAGGACATCGCGAGCGGCCCCTTCTTCGGCTTCAACCGGGCCGGTGCCAAGCGCTCCCAGGGGATGATCGATGCCTTCTGGCTGCAGGGAATGCAGGCGGGACACAAGGCCACCTATGACTGCATCAAGCAGTTTTCGGAGACCGACTTCACCGAGGATCTCAAAAAATTCGATGTGCCGACGCTCGTCGTCCACGGCGCCGACGACCAGATCGTGCCCCTGGCGGCCTCCGGCCAGGCCGCGGCCAAGCTGGTCCGGGGCGCCAAGCTCCTCGTCTACGAGGGCGCGCCGCACGGCCTCGCCGACACCCACAAGGACCGGCTCAACGCCGACCTGCTCGCCTTCATCGAAGGCCGGAACTGA
- a CDS encoding MarR family winged helix-turn-helix transcriptional regulator — translation MSSTPVIALDKLLCLDLYAASRAIIKAYHPLLSPLGLTYAQYLVMVALWESGPLAVKTLAERLSLDTGTLSPLLKRLESAGLIARTRNKEDERGVTISLTRSGEELRKKAPAIGEAIACAVPIKDEAVAQLQQTLRRLVREMTMPA, via the coding sequence ATGTCCTCCACTCCCGTCATCGCCCTCGATAAATTGCTCTGTCTGGACCTCTACGCGGCCTCGCGCGCCATCATCAAGGCCTACCACCCGCTGCTAAGTCCGCTGGGGCTGACCTATGCGCAATACCTGGTGATGGTAGCCCTCTGGGAATCGGGGCCGTTGGCGGTGAAGACCCTGGCCGAGCGCCTCTCGCTCGACACCGGCACCCTGTCGCCCCTGCTGAAACGGCTCGAGTCAGCCGGTCTGATCGCCCGCACCCGCAACAAGGAGGATGAACGGGGTGTGACGATCTCGCTCACGCGTTCGGGGGAAGAACTGCGGAAGAAGGCCCCGGCCATCGGTGAGGCCATCGCCTGCGCGGTACCGATCAAGGACGAAGCCGTCGCTCAACTGCAGCAGACCCTGCGGCGCCTCGTCCGGGAGATGACCATGCCCGCCTGA
- a CDS encoding ACT domain-containing protein — MKETPHVLFVALLLMLASVKLPAQGNSPQLNLFLSQDKLAVVQLDAKADIPAWAQGKNGFSSISRTPQELSIVCAEDVVPQGVKVEAGWRVFKVEGPLDFSLTGILASIATPLAKAGVSIFAISTYDTDYVLVKNEKVQDAMTALRAAGHTVKEEMRSGSED; from the coding sequence ATGAAAGAGACCCCGCACGTTCTGTTTGTGGCACTTCTGCTTATGCTCGCCTCCGTAAAATTACCGGCGCAGGGAAATTCACCTCAACTGAATTTATTCCTCAGTCAGGATAAGCTGGCCGTTGTCCAGCTCGATGCAAAAGCCGACATCCCTGCTTGGGCCCAAGGCAAGAATGGCTTCAGTTCAATTTCGCGCACCCCGCAGGAATTGTCCATCGTTTGTGCGGAGGACGTCGTTCCACAGGGGGTCAAAGTTGAAGCCGGCTGGCGGGTTTTTAAAGTGGAAGGGCCTCTCGATTTTTCCCTGACGGGCATCCTCGCATCGATTGCAACGCCGTTGGCGAAAGCCGGCGTCAGTATCTTTGCGATATCAACCTATGATACCGATTACGTGCTGGTCAAAAATGAAAAGGTCCAGGACGCGATGACCGCACTGCGGGCGGCAGGGCACACGGTTAAAGAAGAAATGAGATCAGGGTCAGAGGATTAA
- a CDS encoding SLATT domain-containing protein: MEPHSQTEDSPHSRAVLEAQLRECFGRVVYSHKTHEKCADILLARLNRIKVTQIVLAALTTGGFLATVFGAGKAPTVIGACLSTALLALNAYTKNFDHGELAQKHKQAASELWLIREKYFSLLTDLAMGEKPIEALQTERDQLLQDLHTAYASSPPTNSDAYAEAQKALKYREDLTFTDGEIDAFLPKPLRRDSVKG, from the coding sequence ATGGAACCTCATTCCCAGACTGAAGACAGCCCCCATTCGCGGGCGGTGTTGGAGGCGCAGTTGCGGGAGTGTTTCGGACGCGTCGTCTATAGCCACAAAACGCACGAGAAATGTGCGGACATCCTCCTTGCCAGACTGAACCGTATTAAGGTCACGCAGATCGTCCTGGCCGCCCTCACCACCGGCGGGTTCCTAGCCACAGTTTTCGGCGCCGGCAAGGCGCCCACCGTTATTGGTGCGTGCCTATCAACGGCGCTCCTGGCCCTCAACGCCTACACCAAAAACTTCGACCACGGTGAGCTGGCCCAGAAGCACAAGCAGGCCGCGAGCGAGCTCTGGCTCATCCGGGAGAAGTATTTCTCGTTGCTGACCGATCTGGCTATGGGCGAGAAACCAATCGAAGCACTCCAAACCGAGCGGGATCAATTGCTCCAGGATTTACACACCGCGTATGCCTCATCGCCCCCGACCAATTCTGACGCCTACGCCGAGGCGCAGAAGGCCCTGAAATACCGGGAAGACCTCACGTTCACGGACGGCGAGATTGACGCGTTTCTTCCTAAACCGCTTAGGCGCGATAGTGTAAAGGGATAG
- a CDS encoding SMODS domain-containing nucleotidyltransferase — protein MPLAEWFTSFCANQTVTKGDDISYRYHRITRRLNTDFWTTDSDAAHSRYVGSYGRNTAIDGFSDVDMVFELPNALYHQYNAHTGNGQAALLQAVRSSIKETYSVTSIRADGQVIVVPFDDGVNFEVVPVFVNDNDTYTFPDSNNGGSWRTTDPRREIAAIKERNDATNGNLVRLARMLRAWKKTWDVPIGGLLIDTLAYQFIENYQYRDKSYLYYDFFSRDVFDWMANQDSEQEWWRAPGSGAYVYGKGLFQYKARRACNLAKEAIAYDSAKQEWSAKQKWREIYGTSFPD, from the coding sequence ATGCCCCTCGCCGAATGGTTCACCTCTTTTTGCGCTAATCAGACGGTCACCAAGGGAGATGACATTTCATACCGATACCACCGGATTACGCGCCGGCTGAACACTGACTTTTGGACTACAGATTCTGATGCGGCACACAGCCGTTACGTTGGCTCCTACGGGCGTAACACGGCCATCGACGGGTTCAGCGATGTGGACATGGTCTTCGAGCTGCCGAACGCGCTCTATCACCAATACAACGCACACACGGGCAATGGGCAGGCCGCCCTGTTGCAGGCCGTTCGATCATCCATCAAGGAGACCTATTCTGTCACCTCCATCCGCGCCGACGGGCAGGTAATCGTTGTCCCTTTTGACGACGGGGTAAACTTCGAGGTGGTGCCGGTGTTTGTGAACGACAACGACACTTACACCTTCCCCGACTCGAACAATGGTGGAAGCTGGCGCACAACGGATCCACGGAGGGAGATTGCGGCCATCAAGGAACGCAATGACGCGACCAACGGGAATCTCGTCCGCCTCGCCCGAATGTTGCGCGCCTGGAAGAAGACGTGGGATGTCCCGATCGGCGGCCTGTTGATCGACACCCTCGCCTATCAGTTCATCGAGAACTACCAGTATCGCGACAAGTCCTACCTCTACTACGACTTCTTCAGCCGGGACGTGTTCGACTGGATGGCCAATCAGGACAGCGAGCAGGAGTGGTGGCGCGCCCCGGGCAGCGGGGCCTACGTTTACGGGAAGGGTCTGTTCCAATACAAGGCACGCCGTGCCTGCAACCTTGCCAAGGAAGCCATAGCCTACGACAGTGCCAAGCAAGAGTGGTCAGCCAAGCAGAAGTGGCGCGAAATCTATGGAACCTCATTCCCAGACTGA
- a CDS encoding TniQ family protein, protein MISYIEGPHEDEPLFSLLARIYGGLIGPSRAQFAQHLFGNPRLVIPFEFPCGIEALTRTIGSRVGLTAEDLIHRHTMFPIAAFLMPAELAERVKVAMRGDRAVAMNLLKWHRDPAQDGLRHLNFCAKCRAGDLRRVGHTWWRRIHQVPGVVCCPYHGEPLEVSQFVPGQFWKFDYPVADDAVSVRRPRTPDGIDVIYARDVQWMLRNHPRPIDPDRLRLLYHEQLDRRGLLQGGQLRRTEFLHQFFAQRSEHEWAQRHLLFDPNDASAWPAQTVKNKANHRSFRMHLLVMRFLDLSMESIHARLETVRLRAPANAQQSEDRLREQLRKRWFDPAWTMNALKADLGIGIVRLLGLANMEGLPIPRLPNAERAKAYRMKRTRHRKTVCSGRSRVTPTQWRTALRWLGRNDRTWVRKRLSSQKRRRGDVVDWRAREEEYIGKLPHFASRIRAARPFRRVCSASFISFLPFGASMGVSMYKKMPRLAQEMRRQTETTEEFTLRRIRVIRQLHPDFPPYRVRDRATVDRNCRDPVLLRAMGYVLVGARWKCPGGTDHPLYGLAVATGPETDSAVMGRAAG, encoded by the coding sequence ATGATCTCGTATATTGAAGGTCCCCACGAGGACGAGCCGCTGTTCAGCCTCCTGGCGCGTATTTACGGGGGCCTAATTGGGCCCAGCCGAGCCCAATTCGCCCAGCACCTATTTGGGAATCCTCGGCTGGTCATCCCGTTCGAGTTCCCGTGCGGCATCGAAGCCCTCACGCGGACCATCGGCTCACGGGTGGGGTTGACCGCCGAAGACCTGATCCATCGCCACACCATGTTTCCGATCGCGGCCTTTCTCATGCCCGCCGAGCTGGCGGAGCGGGTCAAGGTGGCTATGCGGGGCGATCGGGCGGTGGCAATGAACCTCCTCAAGTGGCATCGCGATCCGGCGCAGGATGGACTTCGGCATCTGAACTTCTGCGCGAAGTGTCGCGCCGGGGACCTGCGCCGTGTCGGGCACACTTGGTGGCGACGTATCCATCAGGTGCCTGGCGTCGTGTGCTGCCCATATCACGGGGAGCCGCTCGAGGTATCGCAATTCGTGCCCGGCCAGTTCTGGAAGTTTGACTACCCTGTCGCCGATGACGCGGTCAGCGTTCGCAGGCCGCGGACTCCGGATGGTATAGATGTGATCTATGCGCGGGACGTGCAGTGGATGTTGCGCAATCATCCACGACCGATCGACCCAGATCGACTTCGGCTGCTCTACCACGAGCAACTCGACCGACGAGGGTTGCTACAGGGCGGCCAGCTGCGTCGGACCGAATTCCTTCACCAGTTCTTTGCCCAGCGCAGCGAGCACGAGTGGGCCCAGCGGCACCTGCTGTTCGACCCCAATGACGCCTCGGCCTGGCCCGCCCAAACGGTGAAGAACAAGGCCAATCATCGTTCGTTTCGCATGCACCTGCTCGTGATGCGATTCTTGGACCTGTCGATGGAGAGTATCCACGCCCGCCTCGAGACCGTCAGGCTTCGGGCCCCCGCCAACGCACAGCAAAGCGAAGACAGGCTTCGCGAACAGTTGCGCAAGCGGTGGTTCGATCCGGCCTGGACGATGAACGCACTGAAAGCCGATCTTGGAATTGGCATCGTGCGACTGCTCGGCCTAGCGAATATGGAGGGCTTGCCGATCCCTCGGCTTCCGAATGCGGAGCGGGCGAAAGCATACCGCATGAAACGAACGCGCCACCGCAAGACGGTGTGCAGCGGCAGGTCGAGGGTGACCCCGACCCAATGGCGAACCGCACTCAGATGGCTTGGTCGCAACGATCGCACCTGGGTTCGCAAACGGCTCAGTTCCCAGAAACGCCGCCGGGGCGACGTGGTTGACTGGCGGGCTCGCGAAGAGGAATACATCGGCAAGCTGCCCCACTTTGCCTCGCGCATCAGGGCGGCCCGCCCGTTCAGGAGGGTTTGCTCCGCGTCGTTCATCTCGTTCCTGCCCTTCGGGGCGTCGATGGGGGTCAGCATGTATAAGAAAATGCCCCGCCTTGCACAGGAGATGCGGCGGCAGACGGAAACGACGGAAGAGTTCACCCTCCGGCGTATCAGGGTGATCCGCCAACTCCACCCCGACTTCCCGCCCTATCGGGTGCGCGACCGGGCAACCGTTGACAGAAATTGCCGAGATCCAGTGCTCCTGCGGGCCATGGGCTATGTGCTGGTAGGCGCCCGCTGGAAGTGCCCGGGTGGCACGGACCACCCGTTGTATGGTTTGGCTGTGGCGACCGGCCCAGAAACCGATTCCGCGGTGATGGGGCGGGCCGCGGGTTAG